The following are from one region of the Salvia splendens isolate huo1 chromosome 2, SspV2, whole genome shotgun sequence genome:
- the LOC121784902 gene encoding F-box protein At4g00755-like — protein sequence MDHKKTETPNCFVDWLETDVCLYIMSFLDDPADIASVSAVSRHWRRFVIANGLAKQLCLKNFPQLPGIVEVVNGTEGTTNSVAVEDSSAVEWAVLKRDHWAYASLLQAILKSKLSPKDCIAKAVSASSTDNYPDESVVNTLNPRDRFIRRASHWSSKGQSNPDVPETLVYKLSAGIWVITEVDIQPFEAFFQMGKPIYSAKFVRFRMGHLKSPREIGDDLQCLPLQKPNDDDKFVWTYTSPQFPMTQENCLQPFKLPDPVLCVGGYMQIELLGRVQRQEIDGLFYICVCYVRVLGRPLFPAFDMEILEPNGELLLKFHPKNLNCVLQNSSRDEIPELRHLEEKMWDRIGLLEDLLRGIQQGPNNALALEEDEEEDGMDADLVP from the exons ATGGATCACAAAAAAACTGAGACTCCAAATTGTTTTGTGGACTGGCTTGAGACAGATGTCTGCCTTTATATTATGAGTTTCTTAGATGACCCGGCTGATATAGCTAGTGTCTCTGCTGTCTCGCGTCATTGGCGCCGATTTG TGATTGCAAATGGGCTTGCAAAACAGCTGTGCTTAAAAAATTTCCCGCAGCTCCCTGGTATTGTTGAAGTAGTGAATGGAACTGAAGGAACAACGAATTCAGTTGCAGTCGAAGACAGTAGTGCTGTCGAATGGGCGGTCCTCAAGAGAGATCACTGGGCTTATGCATCTCTACTTCAGGCCATCCTGAAATCGAAGCTTTCACCAAAAGATTGCATAGCAAAGGCAGTAAGTGCATCTAGCACTGACAATTATCCAGACGAAAGTGTTGTTAATACATTGAATCCAAGGGACAGATTCATTCGGAGAGCTTCGCACTGGTCAAGTAAAGGACAAAGTAATCCTGACGTGCCTGAGACGTTAGTTTATAAACTAAGTGCAGGAATTTGGGTTATTACTGAAGTCGATATTCAACCATTTGAAG CTTTTTTCCAGATGGGAAAACCCATATACTCTGCCAAATTTGTAAGATTCAGAATGGGCCATCTGAAATCCCCAAGAGAGATAGGAGATGACCTCCAATGTTTACCATTGCAGAAACCTAATGATGATGACAAGTTTGTATGGACTTACACTTCTCCACAATTTCCCATGACACAG GAGAATTGCTTGCAGCCGTTCAAGCTACCAGACCCGGTCCTCTGCGTTGGTGGATATATGCAGATTGAACTGTTGGGTAGGGTCCAGAGGCAGGAAATTGATGGATTATTCTATATATG TGTGTGCTACGTTCGGGTTCTTGGGCGCCCTCTATTTCCTGCATTCGACATGGAGATCCTGGAGCCAAATGGGGAGCTTTTGCTCAAGTTTCACCCCAAGAATCTCAACTGCGTGCTGCAAAACTCGTCGCGGGATGAGATCCCTGAACTACGCCACCTTGAAGAGAAGATGTGGGATCGAATAGGTCTGCTGGAGGATTTGTTGCGCGGGATACAACAAGGGCCTAACAATGCCTTGGCTTTGGAAgaagacgaggaggaggatGGTATGGATGCCGATCTTGTTCCCTAA
- the LOC121784917 gene encoding probable methyltransferase PMT15: MATWGILTHYLSLKTKKTSLYLMAVTTVLCSLFYLIGIWQHDATAFLPSAACTTAAPSSVPSTAASELDFTPHHTAELLVPLSEAARAAHLPPCEAGLSECTPCHDTQRSLRFNREMLAYRERHCPEAGEVLRCRIPAPHGYTTPFRWPESRDEVWYANVPHKHLTVEKAGQNWVRFHGDRFKFPGGGTMFPRGADAYIDDIGKLINLADGSIRTAIDTGCGVASWGAYLLSRNILPVSFAPKDTHEAQVQFALERGVPTLIGIMATERLPYPSRAFDIAHCSRCLIPWGQYDGLYLIEVDRILRPGGYWILSGPPINWENHWKGWNRTRDDLDTEQKGIERVAKSLCWKKLVQRNGLSIWQKATNHLHCKKNRKIFKKPLFCQSNNPDQAWGTKMEACLTPLPEVSDIKEVSGGPVARWPERLTAIPPRIRSGSIEGVRGEEFEKDTELWKSRVAHYKVLDFQLAEKGRYRNLLDMNAGLGGFTAALVDDPVWVMNVVPNEAETNTLGVIFERGLIGTYQNWCEAMSTYPRTYDFIHAYGLFTLYKGRCEIEDILLEMDRILRPQGSVIIRDDVDVLVGVKSVVDGMQWESRMTDHEGGPHVREKLLIATKQYWTAPAGQE, translated from the exons ATGGCGACATGGGGCATCCTCACTCACTACCTTTCCTTGAAAACCAAGAAAACCAGCCTCTACTTGATGGCCGTAACCACCGTCCTCTGCTCCCTCTTCTACCTCATCGGAATCTGGCAGCACGACGCCACCGCCTTCCTCCCCTCCGCCGCATGCACCACCGCCGCGCCGTCGTCCGTCCCATCCACGGCGGCGTCGGAACTCGACTTCACCCCGCACCACACGGCGGAGCTGCTCGTGCCGCTGTCCGAGGCGGCGCGTGCGGCGCACCTCCCGCCGTGCGAGGCGGGGCTCTCCGAGTGCACGCCGTGCCACGACACGCAGCGGTCGCTGAGGTTCAACCGCGAGATGCTGGCGTACCGGGAGCGCCACTGCCCCGAGGCGGGAGAGGTGCTGCGGTGCCGGATTCCGGCGCCGCATGGCTATACGACGCCGTTCCGGTGGCCGGAGAGCAGGGACGAGGTGTGGTACGCTAACGTGCCGCACAAGCACCTCACGGTCGAGAAGGCGGGCCAGAATTGGGTCCGCTTCcacggcgaccgcttcaagttCCCCGGCGGCGGCACCATGTTCCCGCGCGGCGCCGATGCTTATATCGATGATATCGGAAAACTGATCAACCTCGCCGACGGCTCGATCAGAACCGCCATTGATACTGGTTGTGGG GTGGCGAGTTGGGGAGCATACTTGCTCTCTCGGAACATCCTTCCAGTGTCCTTTGCGCCAAAAGACACGCACGAAGCGCAGGTCCAGTTCGCCCTTGAACGGGGCGTCCCGACCCTAATTGGGATCATGGCGACCGAGCGGTTGCCGTACCCTTCTAGGGCATTCGACATTGCTCATTGCTCGCGATGCCTCATCCCATGGGGACAGTATG ATGGCCTCTACTTGATTGAAGTCGATAGGATTCTACGGCCTGGAGGCTACTGGATCCTCTCTGGGCCGCCCATCAACTGGGAGAATCACTGGAAGGGATGGAACAGAACACGAGACGACCTTGACACAGAGCAGAAGGGGATCGAACGGGTTGCCAAGAGTCTATGTTGGAAGAAATTGGTGCAGAGGAATGGCCTTTCTATTTGGCAGAAGGCAACTAATCACTTGCATTGTAAAAAGAACAGGAAAATCTTCAAGAAACCTCTATTTTGCCAGAGCAACAATCCTGATCAAGCTTG GGGTACTAAAATGGAAGCCTGCCTGACCCCTCTGCCCGAAGTGTCCGACATCAAGGAAGTGTCAGGAGGGCCCGTGGCCCGTTGGCCCGAGAGGCTGACAGCCATCCCCCCGAGGATCCGTAGTGGAAGCATTGAGGGTGTAAGAGGGGAGGAATTTGAGAAAGATACTGAGCTTTGGAAGAGTAGAGTTGCACACTATAAGGTTCTTGATTTTCAGCTAGCTGAGAAGGGGAGGTATAGGAACTTGCTTGATATGAATGCTGGATTGGGAGGCTTCACGGCTGCTCTAGTTGACGACCCCGTGTGGGTGATGAACGTGGTCCCTAATGAGGCCGAGACCAACACGCTCGGGGTCATCTTCGAGCGTGGGTTAATCGGGACCTACCAAAATTG GTGTGAAGCAATGTCTACTTATCCAAGAACTTATGATTTCATTCATGCATACGGCTTATTCACATTGTATAAGGGCAG aTGTGAAATTGAGGACATTCTGTTGGAGATGGACCGGATCCTTCGGCCGCAGGGGAGTGTGATCATACGCGACGATGTGGACGTTTTGGTGGGCGTGAAGAGTGTGGTGGATGGGATGCAATGGGAGAGCAGGATGACTGATCACGAAGGAGGGCCTCATGTGAGGGAGAAGCTGCTCATTGCGACCAAGCAGTATTGGACTGCACCTGCTGGTCAAGAGTAA